From a region of the Mercurialis annua linkage group LG1-X, ddMerAnnu1.2, whole genome shotgun sequence genome:
- the LOC126677207 gene encoding F-box protein AUF2-like, with the protein MDGFDRLPDCLILLIFNSVSDIKTLIRCRSVSKRFNYLVPQTETLLLTVDRVISPESDTEPVLFTLLKSLFKSIHELFKPDEEGEKLKLTVTQNSPAQILSRFDRILELQIELPAGDLRLEKGVVIKWRAEFGRSLKSCVILGYRLASDSDDVNVGTDLAGGLKSRVVWTISALIAASARHYLLRDVVRQHTEMQRLVLKDKEEEGRVVMERDELRECRDDMAARGRDEWEWEATRTVVPSVRMRMRHEPRMRLSDGSWIEGATLVVVRPCGGGADVEDAELALGAFGGGVYEEAVQLLLQSKSYMLEMNSF; encoded by the coding sequence ATGGACGGCTTTGATCGGCTGCCGGATTGTCTGATCCTTCTGATCTTCAACTCCGTTTCCGACATCAAAACCTTAATACGCTGCCGTTCTGTCTCGAAACGTTTCAACTATCTCGTTCCTCAAACCGAAACTCTCCTTCTTACCGTCGACCGCGTCATCTCTCCTGAATCAGACACCGAACCAGTCCTCTTTACGCTACTCAAATCTCTTTTCAAATCAATCCACGAGCTCTTCAAGCCTGATGAAGAGGGGGAGAAACTGAAACTGACCGTAACGCAAAACTCTCCGGCTCAAATTCTCTCCCGGTTCGACCGGATCCTCGAGCTTCAAATCGAGTTACCAGCAGGTGATTTGAGATTAGAGAAAGGAGTGGTGATCAAATGGAGAGCAGAATTCGGCAGAAGTTTAAAAAGTTGCGTTATTCTTGGATATCGCCTGGCTTCGGACTCTGATGATGTTAATGTAGGCACTGATCTCGCTGGAGGTCTGAAATCGCGAGTTGTGTGGACGATAAGCGCGTTGATCGCGGCATCAGCCAGGCATTATTTATTAAGAGATGTAGTGAGACAACACACGGAGATGCAGAGGCTGGTATTGaaagataaagaagaagaagggagGGTCGTGATGGAGAGAGATGAGTTGAGGGAGTGTAGGGATGATATGGCGGCGCGTGGGAGGGATGAGTGGGAGTGGGAGGCGACTAGGACGGTGGTTCCAAGCGTGAGAATGAGGATGAGGCATGAACCTAGAATGAGGTTGAGCGATGGCAGTTGGATAGAAGGCGCGACTCTTGTGGTGGTTAGACCTTGCGGTGGTGGTGCTGACGTGGAGGACGCTGAGTTGGCATTGGGCGCATTTGGTGGTGGGGTTTATGAAGAGGCTGTGCAGTTACTTCTTCAGAGCAAGAGTTATATGCTGGAAATGAATTCGTTTTAA
- the LOC126664796 gene encoding NDR1/HIN1-like protein 13: MAERVPSSPPPPPQPPTLNLHDPSISPSPPVFESGTYVVQVPKDQIYHVPPAENALLFERHRNPPQKKRRSCYYSLCFCCCLVIVFLVIAIGLGIGLSFALFKSENPEFLIQSFVVKTQTTTTNPDYEIRLKVKNPNQKLDILYVHGGIASLLHNNEKLATGKFPTFHQEESNLTEIGIVLEGQNIESAKPKTHVSLSLAMEIPAKMKTSSFKTGEVNFVIICEFAVDTLGKGTKLLSQQCHTNR; the protein is encoded by the coding sequence ATGGCGGAGCGGGTTCCATCGTCACCACCACCACCCCCACAGCCACCTACTCTTAATCTTCATGATCCTTCTATTTCTCCATCGCCACCCGTTTTTGAATCTGGCACTTACGTTGTTCAAGTCCCTAAAGATCAAATCTACCATGTGCCGCCAGCGGAAAATGCTTTACTTTTTGAACGCCACCGGAATCCGCCACAAAAGAAACGAAGGTCATGCTATTATTCTTTGTGTTTCTGTTGTTGTTTAGTCATTGTGTTTCTTGTTATTGCTATTGGCCTTGGTATTGGCCTTTCGTTTGCGCTCTTTAAATCTGAAAACCCTGAATTTTTAATCCAAAGTTTTGTTGTTAAAACTCAAACGACCACCACCAATCCTGATTATGAAATCAGGTTAAAAGTGAAAAACCCTAATCAGAAATTGGACATTTTGTACGTGCATGGCGGGATTGCTTCACTTTTACACAACAATGAAAAGCTGGCTACTGGAAAATTTCCAACGTTTCATCAAGAAGAAAGTAATTTAACAGAGATCGGCATTGTCCTTGAAGGGCAAAATATAGAGAGTGCAAAGCCAAAAACGCACGTCTCGTTATCTTTAGCCATGGAAATTCCGGCGAAAATGAAGACCAGTAGCTTCAAAACTGGGGAAGTAAATTTTGTTATCATATGTGAATTTGCGGTAGATACATTGGGAAAAGGAACAAAATTACTTTCTCAACAATGTCATACCAATCGCTAG